ATATTTTGGGATCACGTTGGTTCTTACCAAAACATTCGATACCAGAAGAATACTCTTATCACCGCGTGGTATCGCTACAACATCTTATGGAGCATGGTGGATCAGAGAATCACACAGTTGATTGCGCCATATGTATGGCTGAATTTCCTGTCTACGTTGAGGAACTACCCGAAACTCACCAAGTAGATAAGGACTCCTACATGATTACACCTTGTGATCACATGTTCCATACCTCATGTCTTGAGAGTTGGATGAGTTATAAACTTCAATGTCCGGTTTGTAGATCTCCGCTACCACCATTGTAAAACTAATTGAGATCGCCAAGCACAATTGTTTCATCGGGTTTATCCCAAATCATTATGTATATGTTTTGATCATTTTTAAGGCATAATAGATAAGTTTTACTAAGTATATTTCATTCATTGACCAACCCCCACCTAATTTTCTATACACAGTGAATTACGTCATCTCAGTTCCATGTCATCGACCCCActataaaagaaaaatcaatatttgataatattttaacACTATTTACAGTTTGATTTAGTTGCTACAAATGTTTTAGCATGGAAATTAGAAGGTTTCTGAACAATTGTGTGACGTGCATATAAGTTACTAGAATCAGATATTATTACCATATCGTGAGCATGACGTATCCAGAGAAGTATGTTAATCTATAATGACTGTCCAATTTTGGAGCTTATTCCAGAAAGCATCATAAAGGTGAATGAAACCACTAACAAATGTATATTGGCAAGgttatttcaaatattatctCCACCTATACCAATGCTTGATTTGTTTGAAAGAGTAAAGGCATGTTTGTTTGACATGGATGGTCTATTGATCAATACGGAAGACATATATACGTTGACTTTGAACCGTATTCTTAAAGAATATGGACTTGGTCCCTTGACATGGGACGTCAAGATCCAATTACAAGGTTTACCTGGTCCTGAAGCTGGCAAGAAGATTATCGAAACTTATAAGCTGCCATTAACACCAAAGGAGTTAGagacaaaaaatattgaaattcaGAATGATTACTGGCCAACGGCAGCGTTTTTACCAGGTGCATTGgaattattgaaatactTGAAATCTAAGAATATTCCTATTGCTCTCTGTACATCCTCAAATAAAATCAAGTTCAAGGGAAAGACTAGCCATTTAGGTGAAGGTTTTAACTTGTTTGATGCAATTGTCACTGGTGATGATGAGAGGATTCCTAGTGGAAGAGGTAAGCCATTTCCAGATGTATGGCAGGTTGGATTGAAGAGTTTAAACGACAAATTTAATACCTCCATTTCTCCTAGTGAGTGTCTTGTTTTTGAAGATGGTATAATTGGGGTACAATCAGGCAGAGCATTTGGTGCACACGTCATCTGGGTACCACACCAGGAGTCGCTACCTTTCATTGATAATGCTGCTGATGTTTTGCAAGGGCAAGGTGAACAACTAAATACCTTGGAAGAATTGGAGTTATCAAAATATGGTTTATAATTTACAAGgtttttgaagaagaatatataGCCATTTATAAGCATCGCTAATTGATTGAATCTTAGATATATAACTAgcatatatcaaaaagtTAATGATAACTAAGTAATATAATAGTATTATTTAACTGTATAGATTTATTATTCATAACTTGAAAAAGTGCCATGGTCATCCCCATCgcttttgaaaaagtaGAAATTCTAGGATTTTGATGTGTCGCAGGCATCGCTTTAGATTAACAACATTTCTGATCAAAATATATTGTAAGAAGATGTGAAGGCTAAGTATTTCTTCCCACCCGATTCATAATAATGACGAACAGTCGTTTTGAATTTATAAAAACAAGATTATTGTTGCGAACACTCTATGGATCGAGGCCAAACCGTTTTCAAAAAGCTAAGAGAACCATGTGTTTTAGTGTCTAGGGTTGCCTTTCTTCCAAGGGAATCTTTTGATCCAAATTCACCTCTACTGATCGATTCTTTGAAGGAATTGTCTATTTGTCTGAGTGAAATTAATGATGCTGATGATTTACCTTCCAATCTGGGGGACTATGTGTACCTGCCTATTTCACATTTATTAAAGCAGGACTCATTAGGTGATGTGGCAATTGAATATGTGTTTAAGATAACAAGGATGATTCTGAAGTTATTTTGGCACAAATCTGGATCTCTTGATAAGGAAACATGTAAGAAATTGTTCATGATCACCAActttttaataaataatgatCCATCATCTAAAGAGTATCTTAAGAAGTCATCACCTTATAAATTAGAAGGCATCAAATTATTGCAAGAATTACTCAGATCTCTGCAGAAACAAGAATACCATAGCTCCTTTTTTGTAGAAAAACCTGAAATGCTATCAATTATGACGCATATGGTATCGATCTGTCTGGAAATGTTAAAATCAGAGCCATTTGTGATCGATCTGCAATTGCAATGTATTGAAACGTTGAGAACTCTTTATGTTGAAATACTACCTCATGGGGAAACACTATCATATATTTTACCAGGGAATATATCTGCTTTAGTTGCTGTTTTAGGTAAGCCGGGGCTTTTGTCAAATTCAGCTGTTATTATTGGGTGCTTAAAATTATATTCGCAATTgctaataataatttacAATGATAAAGATCTAGGAGTAAAGGAAAACTCTGCGAATAATGGGAGGATCATCAATACAATTTTAGAGCAAGAATTGAAGGAAACCCCGTTGGATCCATTCTCCTTAAAATTGCCTATACTGGGTACAAACTTAAACACAAAAAGGGTGCATAGAGATACTAGTTGGCTGAAAGGAACTTCATCTCAAATAAGACTCTCTTTGGAATCATTCCTCACAAAGTTATGCCGTAGAAATGATAGTAGGATAAATCATGAACTTTCAAAGTTATGTGGCGGCTTGCTAGCTAATTGTAAAAGCTCTCTATGTACGTCGGTACCTCTATTGGTTCGAACCCTCATATATCTTAACTCGAACCCTCAGAATATACTGAAATCTTGCATAAATGAAGTTAGAAACATATTTTCTGAAGAGGTGGAAAACTTGAATTCACAATTGAAGGAGAGCACAGAAGGAACTTTGAGccaattgttttttttagtgAAATTATTGGAGGGGGATAGTGAGCTTCTCCCTGGTATTACCAAGTGCTTAGTTAGCCTGAAAACTCATGTtatgaaagaaattgatatttatGATGCatctacaaaaaaaattcaaacaATAGATCAAAAATCGGAAGTGATCATGATGGATAAATGGGAATTGGATACAGCGGAAACTGGATTACTTACAAACGTAATAGGGACTGAGGAAAAAACTGTGGCAAGCTTTCTCGGGGCACTTGCGCATGAACTACCTGCCCAAAGTAAAGAACATGTGATTGAAGGGTTGCTCAATGAAATGGATTTTACTTCTCTATCCGATAAAATTACAAGTATGTGGATTTCAAGTAATTTACTAAATGGTAAGTTATCTATTAGTGGATCAAATGGAGTGGCAATGGATAGCTTGACTGGAACAGGGTTGAATAGCTATGCATCCTACCCAACAGTTGCATATCAACTTTTAGAGTGTGCCAAACAATGCTATGAAGGACTtgagatggagatggaaGGACAAAACGGAACGATATCTCAAGAGATTTTAGTCTGTACAATCCTTAGATCTATCACTACTGTTGTTGAGACTATTGGGAAGGATTTTCAAGATGAAGTCATTGACTATATATACATTATAATCGAGAACTTAGCTTCATCATCTATGCTCATTAGGGAATTCTCAAAGAGGAGCGCGATAGTACTGGCCAAAATACTATATCATAATTCGATATCTGACATGATTACCCAAAATACGGACTATATAATTGATGCAGTTTCAATTAAACTTGCCTCGGGTATGACGCAAAGGGTTAGTGTAGTTCTAATGGTCATCTGTAAACTTGCGGGTTATGAGGCAATTAGGAGTTTCAAAGATGTCATAGAGACGTTGTTTAAAATGCTCGACTTTTATCATGGTTATTCTGATCTATGTATAcagtttttcaaagttttcGAAATAATAGTTATGGAGATGCAGAAAACTTACTTGACTGCCGATAAGAACTGGgataaaattgaagataaaGCCAGCAACAAGAGCACATTTAAACCATGGGGAATTGCAAATGTCGAGCAAATATGTAAGATGTTAGAAAATGAGATAATTATTGATATCGAGGACGGTACTATTGATattaatgaagatgacgCATTGagtgaaataaataatttcaaagattatGTTAATAGAAAAATGGAACTTGAGAATAGTGatagtgatgatgatgatgatgatgatgatattgagaATTATGAAGATGAGGGAAGCCATAACGAACTTGAggagatgaagaaaaaaaagaagactAGTGAAGAATGGGTTTCTCCAATACCAGTCGAATCATACCGTGTACTTTTGCAGATCATATCATATGGTGATAGACTGTTGACACATCCATCAAAAGAGCTTAAAATACTAATtctaaatattttctctcAAATATGGCCTATGCTAGCCACCCAGTATTCTTCACTGTTACCACAAGTGGCCCAAGCTTGGCCGTTAATTTCAACTTTAACTTTTGATTCAGACTACTCTATAGTAGAGGCTGCATGTGTTTGTCTAAGAATCATGATTGAATGTAGTGGTGATTTTGTGTCAAAGCGTTTTGTTGATCTCTGGAAAGAGGTGAAGGCTCGATCAATATTACTCAAAGAGATAAAATATTCACAAATAGAGAATGGGCAAGAAACTACTTCTGTAGTAGTTTTAAATCGTATTCGTTTTCCTCCTATAACAATGAAAGCTCTTGCAGCTTTAAACTATATGTTGCTAGAGGGTATTATTATTGCTGAGCTTTTTTTGAGTGATTTGGATATTAGAGATATGCTTCACTGTTGTGTTCAAAGTATACCGAAGGATGAGATTGAATCAAAATCTCTACATCTAGGAGACGTGCTTTTCGACATGACCATATAATAgagataataatattgaattaaaattaataCAGTTATataaacaattttttttagaagtATACAATTTGAAATAAGTCGCAAATATAGGCTACTACAAGCGAGAGTATTTAAAAAACTCCCACCTTAATAAGTAAAAACGTCCTTATTATcaatgttttttttttttttcggATAAGTTATTCCAGCGTACAAGCAGTAgaataaagataataaaaagaattttAAAATGAACTAAATCAAGTTTTTTATTAGAATACAACCTTCCCTGATGAagcaaaataaattaatcAATGAATTAGAGAATGATAGGGAACAACAATGTCAACAATTCCTGCATATCATAATACCTTTCCTtagaatttttcaaaatccTGTACATAGTAAATATGCGAATTTGAACGATGTTTAcaattcaaattcaaaacCATCATCCCCCTACTCCATAATAGATGTTTAGCCATTTATGGAAATTGGAACAGGAACTTTAGAATAATTTGATAAAGCTAATGGCACATGataagaaaataataaagaaatcaTTATGAAGCAATGGGTATCGTGtgaaattgatatatttgaagacgcatttttttcattaagaGATAACAATACTGATTATTGCATGGAATCCATCTTAGGGACCATAGACGAAAGATCAGCAACACCAACAGATATGTTACCAGCATTCAACAGACTTGGGTCAGTTATAGCAGTGTTATCCTGAGCATGAGGGtcttgcttcttcttacGGCCTTTCTTTGTTTGGGTGGATTGTTCATGAGCAGCAGCTTCTTCAGGGTAGCACTCCTCCCATTCCTTGAGTCTCTTCTTATACATCTCGGTGTATTCATTCTTTTTAGCTGGATCCAAATCCCTCCATTTACTACCAATGATCTTCGTAATTTCAATCAAATTCTTGTCAGGGTTTTCCTTGACAACAATTGGTCTAATTTCCTGTGTGAATTGGATAAATGGACCAGATGGTCTCTTTGGTGGAAGAGTCTTTTCGTACTCATCTCTTAGAACTCTGTATTTTTCCCAGTTAGTTCTGAACTCATCATAGTAaggtttcttttcatcgTCGGAAAGCTCTCTCCATCTAGCAGAGGCCAACTTGGATAATTCAGGAACCTTGGCATCAGGAAATTGTTGTAGCAATTCATTTCTGATGGACATGGAGAAAAGGAAATAAGCAGAAGATGGTCTCTTTGGACcttgtttcttcaattgctttctcttttcaattctaCTTTGGGTAGAGGACAGCTTCTTTGGATGGTTGGCATTGTTACCTTGCTGCTGAGAAGCAGCAGGTTCCTTAGGAGCCTTAGTAGGAGCAGCACCATCTTGCTTCTTTGGCTTACGGCCTTTACCCTTCTTTGTTACCTTTGGAGTA
This window of the Nakaseomyces glabratus chromosome L, complete sequence genome carries:
- the IXR1 gene encoding DNA-binding transcription repressor IXR1 (CAGL0L02013g~Ortholog(s) have damaged DNA binding, sequence-specific DNA binding activity, role in DNA repair, cellular response to hypoxia, negative regulation of transcription from RNA polymerase II promoter and nuclear chromatin localization): MNHIPQSGNASGGTGTGNSNSNNNSSLNQQQFQEMMYNSFLNHLNQNKPASGSSGSGSNNAASGNSNTSSGNNATAAALAQQQKYLSSQPQRYYSNPSANMMNDPLAQQSFLQQQQQQMLQQHQLHQMQGGQSSTTASTGNNHTTTNSANYSPQYMHDQLQYHPSGNGSLQYNSNGQPYQYHPQNVSYQQNQQKSSVAQYNQVNQDQSFPYQQQYNQQNMPNNINMQQAQLKAQQRTLQLNQDGTPKVTKKGKGRKPKKQDGAAPTKAPKEPAASQQQGNNANHPKKLSSTQSRIEKRKQLKKQGPKRPSSAYFLFSMSIRNELLQQFPDAKVPELSKLASARWRELSDDEKKPYYDEFRTNWEKYRVLRDEYEKTLPPKRPSGPFIQFTQEIRPIVVKENPDKNLIEITKIIGSKWRDLDPAKKNEYTEMYKKRLKEWEECYPEEAAAHEQSTQTKKGRKKKQDPHAQDNTAITDPSLLNAGNISVGVADLSSMVPKMDSMQ
- the TTI1 gene encoding Tti1p (CAGL0L01991g~Ortholog(s) have role in chromatin remodeling and ASTRA complex, TORC2 complex, mitochondrion localization); the protein is MDRGQTVFKKLREPCVLVSRVAFLPRESFDPNSPLLIDSLKELSICLSEINDADDLPSNLGDYVYLPISHLLKQDSLGDVAIEYVFKITRMILKLFWHKSGSLDKETCKKLFMITNFLINNDPSSKEYLKKSSPYKLEGIKLLQELLRSLQKQEYHSSFFVEKPEMLSIMTHMVSICLEMLKSEPFVIDLQLQCIETLRTLYVEILPHGETLSYILPGNISALVAVLGKPGLLSNSAVIIGCLKLYSQLLIIIYNDKDLGVKENSANNGRIINTILEQELKETPLDPFSLKLPILGTNLNTKRVHRDTSWLKGTSSQIRLSLESFLTKLCRRNDSRINHELSKLCGGLLANCKSSLCTSVPLLVRTLIYLNSNPQNILKSCINEVRNIFSEEVENLNSQLKESTEGTLSQLFFLVKLLEGDSELLPGITKCLVSLKTHVMKEIDIYDASTKKIQTIDQKSEVIMMDKWELDTAETGLLTNVIGTEEKTVASFLGALAHELPAQSKEHVIEGLLNEMDFTSLSDKITSMWISSNLLNGKLSISGSNGVAMDSLTGTGLNSYASYPTVAYQLLECAKQCYEGLEMEMEGQNGTISQEILVCTILRSITTVVETIGKDFQDEVIDYIYIIIENLASSSMLIREFSKRSAIVLAKILYHNSISDMITQNTDYIIDAVSIKLASGMTQRVSVVLMVICKLAGYEAIRSFKDVIETLFKMLDFYHGYSDLCIQFFKVFEIIVMEMQKTYLTADKNWDKIEDKASNKSTFKPWGIANVEQICKMLENEIIIDIEDGTIDINEDDALSEINNFKDYVNRKMELENSDSDDDDDDDDIENYEDEGSHNELEEMKKKKKTSEEWVSPIPVESYRVLLQIISYGDRLLTHPSKELKILILNIFSQIWPMLATQYSSLLPQVAQAWPLISTLTFDSDYSIVEAACVCLRIMIECSGDFVSKRFVDLWKEVKARSILLKEIKYSQIENGQETTSVVVLNRIRFPPITMKALAALNYMLLEGIIIAELFLSDLDIRDMLHCCVQSIPKDEIESKSLHLGDVLFDMTI
- a CDS encoding haloacid dehalogenase superfamily protein (CAGL0L01969g~Ortholog(s) have cytosol, nucleus localization), with protein sequence MTYPEKVKACLFDMDGLLINTEDIYTLTLNRILKEYGLGPLTWDVKIQLQGLPGPEAGKKIIETYKLPLTPKELETKNIEIQNDYWPTAAFLPGALELLKYLKSKNIPIALCTSSNKIKFKGKTSHLGEGFNLFDAIVTGDDERIPSGRGKPFPDVWQVGLKSLNDKFNTSISPSECLVFEDGIIGVQSGRAFGAHVIWVPHQESLPFIDNAADVLQGQGEQLNTLEELELSKYGL